Proteins encoded within one genomic window of Lagenorhynchus albirostris chromosome 9, mLagAlb1.1, whole genome shotgun sequence:
- the FLRT1 gene encoding leucine-rich repeat transmembrane protein FLRT1, producing the protein MVVAHPTATATTTPTATVTATVVMTTATMDLRDWLFLCYGLIAFLTEVIDSTTCPSVCRCDNGFIYCNDRGLTSIPADIPDDATTLYLQNNQINNAGIPQDLKTKVNVQVIYLYENDLDEFPVNLPRSLRELHLQDNNVRTIARDSLARIPLLEKLHLDDNSVSTVSIEEDAFADSKQLKLLFLSRNHLSSIPSGLPRTLEELRLDDNRISTIPLHAFKGLSSLRRLVLDGNLLANQRIADDTFSRLQNLTELSLVRNSLAAPPLNLPSARLQKLYLQDNAISHVPYNTLAKMRELERLDLSNNNLTTLPRGLFDDLQNLAQLLLRNNPWFCGCNLLWLRDWVKARAAVVNVRGLMCQGPEKVRGMAIKDITSEMDECFEAGVQGGAANAAAKTTASDHTSATTPQGSLFTLKAKRPGLRLPDSSLDYPMATGDSAKTLVIHVKPLTADSIRITWKATLPASSFRLSWLRLGHSPAVGSITETLVQGDKTEYLLTALEPKSTYIICMVTMETGNTYVADETPVCAKAETADSYGPTTTFNQEQNADPMAGLPVAGIIGGAVALVFLFLVLGAICCYVHRASELLTRERAYNRGTRKKDDYLESGTKKDNSILEIRGPGLQMLPVNPYHSKDEYVLHTIFPSNGSSLCKGTHTIGYGATRGYRDGGIPDIDYSYT; encoded by the coding sequence ATGGTGGTGGCACACCCCACTGCCACCGCCACCACCACGCCCACTGCCACCGTCACGGCCACCGTCGTGATGACCACAGCCACCATGGACCTGCGGGACTGGCTTTTCCTCTGCTATGGGCTCATCGCCTTCCTGACGGAGGTCATCGACAGCACCACGTGCCCCTCCGTGTGCCGCTGCGACAACGGCTTCATCTACTGCAACGACCGGGGGCTCACCTCCATCCCCGCCGACATCCCTGACGACGCCACCACCCTCTACCTGCAGAACAACCAGATCAACAATGCCGGCATCCCCCAGGACCTCAAGACCAAGGTCAACGTGCAGGTCATCTACCTATACGAGAACGACCTGGATGAGTTCCCTGTGAACCTGCCCCGCTCCCTGCGGGAGCTGCACCTGCAGGACAACAACGTGCGCACCATCGCCCGGGACTCGCTGGCCCGCATCCCGCTGCTGGAGAAGCTGCACCTGGATGACAACTCCGTGTCCACCGTCAGCATAGAGGAGGACGCCTTCGCCGACAGCAAGCAGCTCAAGCTGCTCTTCCTGAGCCGGAACCACCTGAGCAGCATCCCCTCGGGGCTGCCCCGCACGCTGGAGGAGCTGCGGCTGGATGACAACCGTATCTCCACCATCCCGCTGCACGCCTTCAAGGGCCTCAGCAGCCTGCGGCGCCTGGTGCTAGACGGCAACCTGCTGGCCAACCAGCGCATCGCCGACGACACCTTCAGCCGCCTGCAGAACCTGACCGAGCTCTCGCTGGTGCGCAACTCGCTGGCTGCCCCACCCCTCAACCTGCCCAGTGCCCGCCTGCAGAAGCTCTACCTGCAGGACAACGCCATCAGCCACGTGCCCTACAACACGCTGGCCAAGATGCGTGAGCTGGAACGCCTGGACCTGTCCAACAACAACCTGACCACGCTGCCCCGTGGCCTGTTCGATGACCTGCAGAACCTGGCCCAGCTGCTGCTCCGGAACAACCCCTGGTTCTGCGGCTGTAACCTCCTGTGGCTGCGGGACTGGGTGAAGGCACGGGCGGCCGTGGTCAACGTGCGAGGCCTCATGTGCCAGGGCCCCGAGAAGGTCCGGGGCATGGCCATCAAGGACATCACCAGCGAGATGGACGAATGTTTCGAGGCGGGGGTGCAGGGCGGAGCGGCCAACGCTGCCGCCAAGACCACGGCCAGTGACCACACCTCTGCCACCACGCCCCAGGGCTCACTCTTCACCCTCAAAGCTAAGAGGCCGGGGCTGCGCCTCCCTGACTCCAGCCTCGACTACCCCATGGCCACAGGCGATAGTGCCAAGACCCTGGTCATCCACGTGAAGCCCCTGACGGCCGACTCCATCCGCATCACGTGGAAGGCCACGCTCCCCGCCTCCTCCTTCCGGCTCAGCTGGCTGCGCCTGGGCCACAGCCCAGCCGTGGGCTCCATCACGGAGACTCTGGTGCAGGGGGACAAGACAGAGTACCTGCTGACGGCCCTGGAGCCCAAGTCCACCTATATCATCTGCATGGTCACCATGGAGACCGGCAACACCTATGTGGCCGACGAGACGCCTGTGTGTGCCAAGGCGGAGACGGCCGACAGCTACGGCCCCACCACCACATTCAACCAGGAGCAGAACGCCGACCCCATGGCGGGCCTGCCCGTGGCGGGCATCATCGGTGGCGCCGTGGCCCTcgtcttcctcttcctggtccTGGGGGCCATCTGCTGCTACGTGCACCGGGCCAGCGAGCTGCTGACCCGGGAGCGGGCCTACAACCGCGGCACCCGGAAAAAGGACGACTATCTGGAGTCGGGGACCAAGAAGGATAACTCCATCCTGGAAATCCGCGGCCCCGGGCTGCAGATGCTGCCCGTCAACCCTTACCACAGCAAGGACGAGTACGTGCTCCACACCATCTTCCCCTCCAACGGCAGCAGCCTCTGCAAGGGCACGCACACCATCGGCTACGGCGCCACACGGGGCTACCGGGACGGCGGCATCCCTGACATAGACTACTCCTACACATGA